A stretch of Argiope bruennichi chromosome 10, qqArgBrue1.1, whole genome shotgun sequence DNA encodes these proteins:
- the LOC129987744 gene encoding zinc finger protein 468-like, producing MSHTNEESYPCNFCNEVFSMISEFKRHLRTHTQEKLFKCEFCKKAFSRNEHLKVHLRLHTGEKPYTCEFCEKAFTRKGHLKVHLRLHTGEKPYSCNICSTAFKYKRHFKRHVDTHTGEEPYTCEFRKEAFSDKESFKIHLQAHTQEKLYTCEFCKKAFSRNGSLKDHLRLHTGEKPYTCEFCRKPFSNWGGFKRHLRTHTGEKPYACEFCEKTFTRKGHLKVHLRLHTGEKPYTCDVCNKPFSDKGSCKRHLRTHTEEKPCICEFCNKPFSENWSLNSHLRMHTTEKT from the coding sequence atgtcgCATACGAACGAGGAATCCTACCCTTGCAACTTTTGCAACGAAGTCTTTTCTATGATTTCCGAATTCAAAAGACATTTACGGACGCATACACAAGAGAAACTGTTTAAATGCGAGTTTTGCAAGAAAGCGTTTTCCCGGAATGagcatttaaaagtacatttgcgTCTGCATACAGGAGAGAAACCATATACATGCGAGTTTTGCGAGAAAGCCTTTACCAGGAAGGGgcatttaaaagtacatttgcgTCTGCATACAGGAGAGAAACCATATTCCTGTAACATTTGTAGCACAGCCTTTAAGTATAAGAGGCATTTTAAAAGACATGTAGATACGCATACAGGGGAGGAACCGTATACATGTGAATTTCGTAAGGAAGCCTTTTCGGATAAGGAgagtttcaaaatacatttacagGCACATACACAAGAGAAACTGTATACATGCGAGTTTTGCAAAAAAGCCTTTTCCCGGAACGGGAGTTTAAAAGATCATTTGCGTCTGCATACAGGAGAGAAACCGTATACATGTGAATTTTGTAGGAAACCCTTTTCGAATTGGGGTGGTTTCAAAAGACATTTAAGGAcgcatacgggagagaaaccatATGCATGCGAGTTTTGCGAGAAAACCTTTACCAGGAAAGGgcatttaaaagtacatttgcgtctgcatacgggagagaaaccgtATACTTGTGACGTTTGTAATAAACCCTTTTCAGATAAGGGGAGTTGCAAAAGACATTTACGTACGCATACGGAAGAGAAACCATGTatatgtgaattttgtaacaaacccTTTTCGGAAAATTGGAGTTTGAATAGTCATTTACGTATGCATACTACAGAGAAAACGTAA